One window from the genome of Scatophagus argus isolate fScaArg1 chromosome 13, fScaArg1.pri, whole genome shotgun sequence encodes:
- the crema gene encoding cAMP-responsive element modulator isoform X2, whose protein sequence is MAVTGDETESAATGDIPAYQLRSPNSGLAQSIVMAASPGAMQSPSSQHAEEITRKREVRLMKNREAARECRRKKKEYVKCLENRVAVLENQNKTLIEELKALKDIYCHKAE, encoded by the exons ATGGCTGTAACGGGGGATGAGACTGAGTCAG CTGCCACAGGAGACATCCCTGCCTACCAGCTGCGTTCACCCAACTCGGGCCTGGCCCAGAGCATCGTGATGGCCGCGTCCCCGGGCGCCATGCAGAGCCCGTCGTCGCAGCACGCCGAGGAGATCACCCGTAAGAGGGAGGTCCGACTGATGAAAAACAG gGAGGCAGCTCGCGAGTGCcgcaggaaaaagaaagagtaCGTCAAATGTCTGGAAAACCGCGTGGCTGTGttggaaaaccaaaacaagaccCTGATTGAAGAGCTGAAAGCACTGAAGGACATTTACTGCCACAAAGCCGAGTAG
- the crema gene encoding cAMP-responsive element modulator isoform X1: MMDASDSPQLDSSLNDSVTDGEENHSDASPPPAAPPRASVAAESPGVTVVQLSDEQMLQVQGVIQAPQTSVIQSPQVQTVQIATVAEMGSEAPVTDCQKRREILSRRPSYRKILNELSLDSSAVPKIDEEKLEEEVVPVSSVASAPTSIYQTSSGQYIALAQGRAIQLSSPTAEGLQRAQTLTVASSPAPQPGATVLQCAAQPGDSPQQFYIQGGQVLIQAATGDIPAYQLRSPNSGLAQSIVMAASPGAMQSPSSQHAEEITRKREVRLMKNREAARECRRKKKEYVKCLENRVAVLENQNKTLIEELKALKDIYCHKAE; the protein is encoded by the exons ATGATGGACGCCTCAGACTCCCCTCAGCTGGACAGCAGTTTGAATGACTCGGTGACCGATGGAGAGGAGAACCACAGCGACGCCAGTCcgcctcctgcagctcctcctcgg GCGTCGGTGGCAGCAGAGTCTCCCGGTGTGACTGTTGTCCAGCTGTCTGACGAACAGATGCTGCAGGTCCAAGGGGTCATCCAGGCCCCTCAGACCTCCGTCATACAGTCACCACAAGTCCAAACTGTCCAG attGCCACTGTGGCAGAGATGGGCAGTGAGGCACCAGTCACAGACTGCCAGAAGAGACGGGAGATTCTGTCCAGGCGTCCATCTTATCG AAAAATCCTCAATGAGCTTTCTTTGGATTCGTCGGCAGTTCCTAAAATCGACgaggagaagctggaggaggaggtggtgccGGTCTCGAGCGTTGCCTCGGCACCGACCTCCATCTACCAGACCAGCTCGGGACAGTAca TTGCGTTGGCTCAGGGGAGAGCCATCCAGCTGAGCAGCCCTACAGCTGAAGGCCTTCAGAGGGCCCAGACCCTGACGGTGGCCAGCTCTCCCGCCCCGCAGCCCGGGGCCACGGTCTTACAGTGTGCAGCTCAGCCCGGAGACTCGCCGCAGCAGTTCTACATTCAGGGAGGACAGGTGCTCATCCAAG CTGCCACAGGAGACATCCCTGCCTACCAGCTGCGTTCACCCAACTCGGGCCTGGCCCAGAGCATCGTGATGGCCGCGTCCCCGGGCGCCATGCAGAGCCCGTCGTCGCAGCACGCCGAGGAGATCACCCGTAAGAGGGAGGTCCGACTGATGAAAAACAG gGAGGCAGCTCGCGAGTGCcgcaggaaaaagaaagagtaCGTCAAATGTCTGGAAAACCGCGTGGCTGTGttggaaaaccaaaacaagaccCTGATTGAAGAGCTGAAAGCACTGAAGGACATTTACTGCCACAAAGCCGAGTAG